The Archocentrus centrarchus isolate MPI-CPG fArcCen1 chromosome 12, fArcCen1, whole genome shotgun sequence genome includes a window with the following:
- the LOC115789377 gene encoding uncharacterized protein LOC115789377, with protein sequence MLLSTLPPPVPFTVEDIKNKFKNLRTTFQRQYKMVKASKVCNPDDEFVPQWKHYHQLMFLQGCWDQDDATACEPPLSPLTAAQDEGPPVLASPGLIISFLPTPSTSSASTSSSCIPSSVMIKCYWTEERERALISFYSEHNCLWNKKSENHNNRQLRLRLLEALRSQLSDHTVSFSVEDIKCKFKNLRTVFNREYKAVQASRVSDKPYVSKWKHYQQLLFLCEACDEDDGSEDLQILTPQEDKDREHGNQTPSSTLSSFSSSSNHANSIKHSTTSAPSHSTQSDAKTGTSVGYQIFLSTTPDNLKLASQSATLPVSPSTSLPDTRSCTNPSPLNFSTTSSVQPDGRLSADSRCLWSETKVQQLISFYSEHSCLWNHKSESYRNRLLRQSLLETLSSILSDSEPVPFTVEDIKTKFRNLRTIFQREHKAVRSNKTCGSEDFYLPKWKHYCDLMFLCDSCDEDEQPEDVHFCQLQDSGLLRLDSQASPPALHYHATNQTPSKLNINTRGLKAPPSPTPPDSQHSSPSPSPSPSTSSSHTDSRVSGRKRAGHRASASEMLSFMRTLCQTQTASPHTGFLRYVEECLNETPPDKVRKLKKKIIETIHSMSEDV encoded by the exons ATGCTCCTGTCGACCCTCCCACCCCCCGTCCCATTCACAG TGGAGGACATCAAAAACAAGTTCAAGAACCTCCGGACCACCTTTCAGCGCCAGTACAAAATGGTGAAAGCGAGCAAGGTGTGCAACCCGGACGACGAGTTCGTGCCGCAGTGGAAGCACTACCATCAGCTCATGTTCCTGCAGGGCTGCTGGGACCAGGACGACGCCACCGCCTGCGAACCGCCGCTGTCGCCGCTGACCGCTGCGCAGGACGAGGGCCCACCCGTCCTCGCCTCCCCGGGACTCATCATCTCCTTTCTTCCCACCCCGTCCACCTCGTCCGCTTCCACCTCATCCTCCTGCATCCCCTCCAGCGTCATGATTAAATGTTACTGGACTGAAGAGAGGGAGCGAGCTCTGATTTCTTTCTACTCTG agcaCAACTGTCTCTGGAACAAGAAGTCTGAAAACCACAACAACCGTCAGCTCAGACTGAGGCTGCTGGAGGCTCTGAGGAGCCAGCTGTCCGACCACACCGTGTCTTTCTCAG TCGAAGACATAAAGTGCAAGTTCAAGAACCTTCGGACCGTTTTTAACCGCGAGTACAAGGCGGTCCAGGCGAGCAGGGTGTCTGACAAACCCTACGTGTCCAAATGGAAACACTACCAGCAGCTGCTCTTCCTCTGCGAGGCCTGCGACGAAGACGACGGCTCAGAGGACCTGCAGATACTGACACCGCAAGAAGACAAGGACCGGGAACACGGAAACCAGACGCCATCCTCCACCCTGAGCAGCTTCTCCTCCAGCTCCAACCACGCCAACAGCATCAAGCACAGTACCACCTCCGCCCCCTCCCACTCTACCCAGAGCGACGCCAAAACCGGCACAAGTGTAGGCTACCAAATCTTCCTCTCCACGACTCCAGATAATCTCAAATTAGCCAGCCAATCAGCCACTTTGCCAGTTTCTCCCTCCACTTCACTGCCAGACACCAGATCCTGCACGAACCCCTCCCCTTTAAATTTCTCCACAACCAGCTCAGTTCAGCCAGACGGCCGACTGAGCGCAGACTCCCGCTGCCTCTGGAGCGAGACCAAAGTTCAGCAGCTCATCTCATTTTACTCTG AGCACAGCTGTTTGTGGAACCACAAGTCTGAGAGTTACAGGAACCGTCTGCTGAGACAGAGCCTGCTGGAGACACTGAGCAGCATCCTGTCAGACAGCGAGCCGGTCCCGTTCACAG TGGAAGACATAAAGACGAAGTTCAGGAACCTGCGGACCATCTTCCAACGTGAACACAAGGCAGTGAGATCCAACAAGACATGCGGCTCGGAGGACTTCTACCTCCCGAAGTGGAAGCACTACTGCGATCTCATGTTCCTCTGCGACTCCTGCGATGAAGACGAGCAGCCCGAGGACGTCCACTTCTGCCAGCTGCAGGACTCCGGCCTCCTCCGCCTGGACAGCCAAGCCTCTCCCCCCGCCTTACACTACCACGCCACTAACCAAACCCCCTCCAAGCTGAACATCAACACTCGTGGTCTCAAAGCCCCGCCCTCACCTACACCCCCAGACTCCCAGCACTCCTCCCCATCCCCGTCCCCCTCCCCTTCCACGTCTTCCTCCCACACAGACAGCAGAGTGTCGGGACGCAAGCGGGCGGGCCACCGGGCGAGCGCCAGCGAGATGCTGAGCTTCATGAGGACGCTCTGTCAGACCCAAACTGCGTCGCCGCACACGGGGTTCCTGAGGTACGTGGAGGAGTGTCTGAACGAGACGCCGCCAGACAAAGTGaggaagctgaagaagaagataATCGAGACGATTCACAGCATGTCGGAGGATGTTTAG